A genome region from Glycine max cultivar Williams 82 chromosome 5, Glycine_max_v4.0, whole genome shotgun sequence includes the following:
- the LOC102660237 gene encoding zinc finger protein 10 — translation MWNPRDQYHHQDQDQDESWEVRAFAEDTSNIMGTTWPPRSYSCTFCRKEFRSAQALGGHMNVHRRDRARLHQASVPHNNPSFSPTPSFLNISHQEPFVANGGLCLLYPFPSPNNNAPFSSLGHNNNACGDSPSTAFSVSSSHSLQYPPMRVPSCSASTSFDFSVAQPAPPAVGRNNNGFSSSYSGKVEQEPPTNDSSTHHGHGRHHHDEELDLELRLGNKSTST, via the coding sequence ATGTGGAATCCTAGGGACCAATATCATCATCAGGACCAAGATCAAGATGAGTCGTGGGAAGTCAGAGCCTTCGCAGAAGACACCAGTAACATCATGGGCACCACCTGGCCTCCTAGGTCCTACTCCTGCACCTTCTGTAGAAAGGAGTTCCGTTCAGCACAAGCCCTCGGCGGCCACATGAACGTTCACCGCCGCGACCGCGCCCGCCTCCACCAAGCCTCAGTACCCCACAACAACCCCTCTTTTTCTCCCACACCCTCTTTTCTTAACATCTCTCATCAGGAGCCTTTTGTTGCAAATGGGGGTTTGTGCCTCTTGTACCCCTTTCCAAGCCCTAATAACAATGCTCCATTTTCCTCTCTAGGCCACAACAATAATGCATGTGGTGACTCACCTTCCACTGCTTTTTCagtttcttcttctcattccctTCAGTACCCTCCAATGAGGGTGCCTAGTTGCTCAGCTTCTACTTCCTTTGATTTCTCTGTGGCTCAGCCTGCTCCTCCTGCTGTAGGGAGGAATAATAAtggtttctcttcttcttattctggGAAAGTGGAACAAGAACCACCCACAAACGACTCTTCAACCCATCATGGTCATGGCCGCCACCACCATGATGAGGAGCTTGATCTAGAGCTCCGCTTGGGAAATAAATCAACATCAACGTGA